A portion of the Corynebacterium rouxii genome contains these proteins:
- a CDS encoding DUF5319 domain-containing protein codes for MNFDWQMPRDPFADDPNDPASFIEDDEQAPPLTEAERQHIREDLELVKRFKEALEPRGINGIFFLCEDCNEDHYYDWDIMAANMRATLAGELAPVHEPSVNPNPHAYVPWDYCLGYLDGLEAPRMRFF; via the coding sequence GTGAACTTTGATTGGCAAATGCCCCGCGATCCTTTCGCCGACGATCCCAATGATCCGGCGTCGTTTATCGAAGACGACGAACAAGCCCCTCCCCTCACCGAGGCTGAACGTCAGCACATCAGAGAAGACCTCGAACTGGTCAAGCGTTTTAAAGAAGCCCTTGAACCTCGCGGCATTAATGGAATCTTCTTCCTGTGCGAAGACTGTAACGAAGACCATTACTACGACTGGGACATCATGGCCGCTAACATGCGCGCAACGCTCGCAGGCGAACTCGCACCGGTCCACGAGCCCAGCGTAAACCCCAACCCGCATGCTTATGTTCCGTGGGATTATTGCCTAGGTTACCTCGATGGCCTAGAGGCCCCTCGTATGCGCTTCTTCTAA
- the groL gene encoding chaperonin GroEL (60 kDa chaperone family; promotes refolding of misfolded polypeptides especially under stressful conditions; forms two stacked rings of heptamers to form a barrel-shaped 14mer; ends can be capped by GroES; misfolded proteins enter the barrel where they are refolded when GroES binds): MAKLIAFNQEAREGILKGVDALANAVKVTLGPRGRNVVLQKAFGSPTVTNDGVTIAREIDLSDPFENLGAQLVKSVAVKTNDIAGDGTTTATLLAQAVVTEGLRNVAAGANPIELNRGIAAGSEFVVGKLRERATDVSSAADIANVATVSSRDPEVGDMVAAAMEKVGKDGVVTVEESQSIESYLDVTEGVSFDKGFLSPYFITDTDTQHAVLEQPAILLVRNKISSLPDFLPVLEKALEANKPILIIAEDVEGEPLQTLVVNSIRKTLRAVAVKAPYFGERRKAFMDDLAVVTGATVIDPEVGVNLNEAGAEVFGTARRVTVTKDETIIVDGLGTAEAVENRRAQIRREIENTDSAWDREKAEERLAKLSGGVAVIKVGAATETEVSERKLRVEDAINAARAAAQEGVIAGGGSALVQISKELHEYAQEFEGDAKIGVIALANALAKPAYWIADNAGLDGAVVVSKVSELSNGEGFNAATLEYGNLIEQGIIDPVKVTHSAVVNATSVARMVLTTEASVVEKPAAPAPEAGHHHHHHH; encoded by the coding sequence ATGGCAAAGCTGATTGCATTTAATCAAGAAGCACGCGAAGGCATTCTCAAGGGTGTCGACGCACTGGCCAACGCAGTCAAGGTGACCTTGGGGCCTCGCGGCCGCAACGTTGTGTTGCAAAAAGCCTTTGGTAGCCCAACCGTGACTAACGACGGTGTGACCATTGCGCGCGAGATCGATCTCAGCGATCCTTTTGAAAACCTTGGCGCGCAGCTGGTGAAGTCCGTTGCCGTCAAGACCAACGACATCGCTGGCGACGGCACCACCACCGCAACCCTGCTCGCTCAGGCTGTTGTGACCGAGGGGCTGCGCAACGTTGCTGCAGGTGCTAACCCCATCGAGCTCAACCGCGGTATCGCCGCCGGTTCCGAGTTTGTGGTGGGCAAGCTGCGCGAACGTGCAACCGATGTTTCTTCGGCTGCAGACATCGCTAACGTTGCTACTGTTTCTTCGCGCGACCCAGAGGTCGGCGACATGGTGGCAGCAGCGATGGAAAAAGTGGGTAAAGACGGTGTGGTCACCGTGGAGGAGTCACAGTCCATCGAGTCATACCTCGACGTTACTGAGGGTGTCTCTTTTGACAAGGGCTTCTTGTCCCCATACTTCATCACTGACACTGATACCCAGCACGCAGTGCTCGAGCAGCCAGCTATTTTGCTGGTTCGCAACAAGATTTCCTCTCTGCCGGACTTCCTCCCTGTGTTGGAAAAGGCACTCGAGGCAAATAAACCAATCTTGATCATCGCTGAAGATGTCGAAGGTGAGCCGCTGCAGACGCTCGTCGTCAACTCGATCCGTAAGACCTTGCGTGCGGTTGCTGTGAAGGCTCCGTACTTTGGTGAGCGTCGTAAAGCGTTCATGGACGACCTCGCTGTGGTTACTGGTGCTACCGTCATCGACCCAGAGGTTGGCGTTAACCTCAACGAGGCCGGTGCAGAGGTATTCGGTACCGCTCGCCGCGTGACCGTGACCAAGGACGAGACAATCATCGTCGATGGTCTCGGTACCGCTGAGGCAGTGGAAAACCGCCGTGCACAGATCCGCCGTGAGATTGAAAACACCGATTCCGCATGGGATCGCGAAAAAGCCGAGGAGCGCCTAGCTAAGCTCTCCGGCGGTGTTGCCGTGATCAAGGTGGGCGCTGCAACAGAGACCGAGGTTTCCGAGCGTAAGCTGCGCGTCGAAGACGCCATCAACGCTGCTCGTGCCGCCGCACAAGAAGGCGTTATTGCCGGTGGCGGTTCCGCACTGGTGCAGATTTCCAAGGAACTGCACGAGTACGCCCAGGAGTTTGAGGGTGACGCAAAAATCGGCGTGATCGCTTTGGCTAACGCCTTGGCAAAGCCTGCGTACTGGATTGCAGATAACGCAGGTCTCGACGGTGCTGTAGTCGTGTCCAAGGTATCCGAACTTTCTAACGGTGAAGGCTTTAACGCTGCCACCTTGGAATACGGGAACTTGATCGAACAGGGCATTATTGATCCTGTGAAGGTCACACACTCGGCAGTGGTGAACGCCACCTCCGTAGCACGCATGGTTCTTACCACCGAGGCATCGGTAGTAGAAAAGCCAGCTGCGCCAGCTCCTGAGGCTGGGCATCACCACCATCACCACCACTAA
- the tsaB gene encoding tRNA (adenosine(37)-N6)-threonylcarbamoyltransferase complex dimerization subunit type 1 TsaB, producing MLVLAIDTSTPDLIVGLVRKESTIPSVLAQKIYEDSRQHNELLTPTVVELLAESGLEFSDIEAIVVGCGPGPFTGLRVGMVTAAAMGHALGVPVHGVSTHDAIAMQLTGSVLVATDARRKEVYWTAYRDGVRVAGPDVISPKELSILSGTSVISVPKKLEASLPESAAGIKTVDLRPLPECLVAVADFDVEPGPLEPLYLRRPDAKEPAAKPKSPAIPDVEL from the coding sequence GTGCTTGTTCTTGCTATAGATACCTCCACCCCAGACCTTATTGTCGGTTTAGTACGGAAGGAATCGACGATTCCTTCCGTACTAGCCCAAAAAATCTACGAAGACTCCCGCCAACACAATGAGTTGCTCACGCCGACTGTTGTGGAATTGCTGGCGGAATCGGGACTCGAGTTCTCGGATATTGAGGCCATCGTTGTCGGCTGTGGACCAGGGCCATTCACGGGTCTTCGTGTGGGAATGGTGACTGCCGCTGCGATGGGCCATGCGCTTGGCGTCCCCGTGCATGGCGTGTCCACGCATGATGCCATTGCGATGCAGCTGACCGGATCGGTTCTAGTGGCCACGGATGCGCGTCGCAAAGAGGTGTACTGGACTGCTTACCGCGATGGGGTGCGCGTGGCTGGCCCTGATGTGATTTCTCCGAAGGAATTGTCGATTCTTTCCGGAACATCGGTGATTTCGGTGCCGAAGAAGCTGGAGGCGTCGTTGCCGGAGTCGGCTGCGGGGATTAAGACAGTGGATTTGCGGCCATTGCCGGAGTGCTTGGTTGCGGTGGCTGATTTTGATGTGGAACCTGGTCCGTTGGAGCCGTTGTATTTGCGACGTCCGGATGCGAAGGAGCCTGCGGCGAAGCCTAAGTCGCCCGCGATTCCGGATGTGGAGTTGTAG
- a CDS encoding ACT domain-containing protein has product MNKTAKGLLAALLIVFIAAVGAMIASAHAAVGTTNTEGKLETVLSRMSNNGLRITALSLADVYGHDWVAAAMICPGEDEKSIQDNYGVDPGQLHLKGTKVPDDVNYIVMADKEGGFTFEQFDRAEVDVCSSPVQGGFDTRQLVPFIKQENGGWAIAS; this is encoded by the coding sequence ATGAACAAAACAGCCAAAGGCCTGCTCGCCGCGCTATTGATCGTCTTTATCGCTGCCGTGGGCGCAATGATTGCCTCCGCGCACGCAGCGGTGGGAACAACAAACACCGAAGGCAAACTCGAAACCGTGCTCTCCCGCATGAGTAACAACGGCCTGCGCATTACCGCACTCTCGCTTGCCGACGTCTACGGCCACGACTGGGTTGCCGCAGCCATGATCTGCCCAGGCGAAGACGAAAAATCCATTCAGGACAACTACGGTGTCGACCCAGGACAACTTCATCTCAAAGGCACCAAAGTGCCTGACGACGTCAACTACATCGTGATGGCTGACAAAGAAGGCGGCTTTACCTTCGAACAATTCGATCGTGCGGAAGTAGACGTGTGCTCCTCCCCTGTTCAAGGCGGTTTTGACACTCGCCAACTCGTGCCATTTATCAAGCAGGAAAACGGTGGCTGGGCCATCGCCTCATAA
- the tsaD gene encoding tRNA (adenosine(37)-N6)-threonylcarbamoyltransferase complex transferase subunit TsaD, which produces MIVLGIESSCDETGVGIIDLADDGTMTIVGDAVASSMEQHARFGGVVPEIASRAHLESMIPVMKEALAQAGVERPDAVAATVGPGLAGALLVGASAAKAYAAAWGVPFYGVNHLGGHVAVANLEGEELPHSIALLVSGGHTQILEVQAVGKPMRELGSTLDDAAGEAYDKVARLLGLGYPGGPVVDKLAARGNRKAIRFPRGLSRADDLRGEHRYDFSFSGVKTSVARYVESAEREGRVISVEDVCASFQEAVVDVLTSKAIMACKDTGASVLLLGGGVAANSRLRELAAARCQSAGIELRVPSFKLCTDNGVMIAAVASQLIHEGAQPSGLSVGTDTSLEVEIPLVHSL; this is translated from the coding sequence ATGATTGTTCTCGGTATTGAGTCGTCGTGTGATGAGACGGGTGTGGGGATTATTGATTTGGCCGATGACGGCACGATGACGATTGTGGGGGATGCGGTGGCGTCGTCGATGGAGCAGCATGCGCGTTTTGGTGGTGTGGTTCCGGAGATTGCGTCGCGTGCTCATTTGGAGTCGATGATTCCGGTGATGAAGGAGGCATTGGCGCAGGCGGGGGTGGAGCGTCCTGATGCGGTGGCTGCGACGGTGGGCCCTGGGTTGGCTGGTGCGTTGTTGGTGGGGGCGTCGGCTGCTAAGGCGTATGCGGCTGCGTGGGGGGTTCCGTTTTATGGTGTGAATCATTTGGGTGGCCATGTGGCAGTGGCGAATTTGGAGGGGGAGGAGTTGCCGCATTCGATTGCGTTATTGGTGTCGGGTGGGCATACGCAGATTCTTGAGGTTCAGGCGGTAGGTAAGCCGATGCGGGAGCTGGGTTCGACGCTTGACGACGCCGCCGGCGAGGCTTATGACAAGGTGGCACGGCTGCTTGGGTTGGGCTATCCAGGCGGGCCGGTTGTGGATAAGCTTGCTGCTCGCGGTAATCGTAAGGCGATTCGTTTCCCGCGTGGCCTTTCGCGTGCCGACGACCTGCGTGGTGAGCACCGCTATGATTTTTCGTTTTCGGGTGTGAAAACGTCGGTGGCACGCTACGTGGAGTCTGCGGAGCGTGAGGGGCGTGTGATCTCTGTGGAGGATGTGTGTGCGTCGTTCCAGGAGGCTGTGGTGGATGTGCTGACGTCGAAAGCCATTATGGCCTGTAAAGATACGGGTGCTTCGGTGTTGTTGCTTGGCGGCGGTGTGGCGGCGAATTCGCGGTTGCGTGAGTTGGCAGCGGCGCGGTGTCAGAGCGCGGGCATTGAGTTGCGGGTGCCGAGCTTTAAGTTGTGCACGGATAATGGCGTGATGATTGCGGCGGTGGCATCGCAGCTGATTCATGAGGGTGCGCAACCTTCGGGCTTGTCGGTGGGAACGGATACTTCTTTGGAAGTGGAAATTCCGTTGGTGCATTCGCTGTAG
- the groES gene encoding co-chaperone GroES: MANVNIKPLEDRVLVQISEAETTTASGLVIPDSAKEKPQEGVVVAAGPGRFDGDDRVPMDIKEGDTVVFSKYGGTELKYNGEEYLLLNARDVLAIIEK; the protein is encoded by the coding sequence GTGGCTAACGTCAATATCAAGCCTTTGGAGGACCGTGTCCTCGTCCAGATCAGCGAAGCTGAGACCACCACCGCTTCTGGTTTGGTGATTCCAGATTCCGCTAAGGAGAAGCCACAGGAAGGTGTCGTCGTCGCTGCAGGCCCAGGCCGCTTCGATGGCGATGATCGCGTTCCTATGGACATCAAGGAGGGCGACACCGTTGTGTTCTCCAAGTACGGCGGAACCGAGTTGAAGTACAACGGCGAAGAGTACTTGCTGCTCAACGCTCGCGACGTTCTCGCCATCATCGAGAAGTAA
- a CDS encoding GuaB3 family IMP dehydrogenase-related protein yields the protein MRDYVEIGMGREARRTYHLDSVAIVPSRRTRSSKDVDTTWHIDAYTFDIPFMSHPTDALATPDFVIEMDKQGGLGVINAEGLWGRHADLDAAIEEVITAYGDDDLDFGSCNRATKKLQELHAAALDTDLLVERIAQVRASGATVAVRVSPQHCHELAPILIKAGAELLIVQGTIISAEHVETNGEPLNLKEFIGSIDVPVIAGGVNDYTTALHLMRAGAVGIIAGGGQNTNDCTLGIDDSLATIIADVAAARRDYLDETGGRYVHVIADGQIFTSGDAVKAIACGADAVILGEPLARAAEAGGKGLYWPSAAAHPRFPRGVVGTAGVMPKTKQVSLEVLLHGPSTNVFGEENFVGGLKRAMAKCGYTDLKSFQKVDLTVQF from the coding sequence ATGCGTGATTACGTCGAAATCGGAATGGGTCGCGAGGCCCGCCGTACCTACCACCTTGACAGCGTTGCTATCGTGCCGTCACGACGCACCCGCTCGTCCAAGGACGTAGACACCACCTGGCACATCGATGCCTACACCTTCGACATCCCGTTCATGTCACACCCCACCGATGCTCTGGCAACTCCAGACTTCGTGATCGAGATGGACAAGCAGGGTGGACTCGGCGTGATCAACGCGGAAGGCCTCTGGGGGCGTCACGCTGACCTTGATGCTGCAATCGAAGAAGTCATCACCGCCTACGGCGACGACGACCTTGACTTCGGATCATGCAACCGTGCCACCAAAAAGCTCCAAGAACTCCATGCTGCTGCACTCGACACCGATCTCCTCGTCGAGCGCATTGCACAAGTTCGCGCATCGGGCGCAACCGTGGCAGTACGTGTCTCGCCACAGCACTGCCACGAACTTGCTCCCATTCTCATCAAAGCAGGTGCTGAGCTCCTGATCGTGCAGGGCACCATCATCTCCGCAGAACATGTGGAAACCAACGGTGAACCACTCAACCTCAAAGAATTTATCGGCTCCATCGATGTGCCAGTTATTGCCGGCGGCGTCAACGACTACACCACCGCACTGCATCTCATGCGTGCCGGTGCCGTAGGCATTATCGCCGGTGGTGGGCAAAATACCAATGATTGTACGCTAGGAATCGACGATTCTCTCGCAACAATCATCGCCGATGTTGCTGCGGCGCGCCGGGATTACTTGGATGAAACCGGTGGCCGTTACGTGCACGTGATCGCTGATGGCCAGATTTTCACTTCGGGTGACGCAGTCAAAGCCATCGCATGTGGTGCCGACGCTGTGATCTTGGGTGAGCCACTGGCTCGTGCTGCTGAAGCCGGCGGCAAGGGATTGTACTGGCCTTCTGCTGCAGCACACCCTCGATTCCCTCGTGGCGTGGTGGGTACTGCAGGTGTTATGCCGAAGACCAAGCAGGTGAGCTTGGAAGTGCTGCTGCACGGCCCATCGACGAACGTATTTGGTGAGGAGAACTTTGTTGGTGGTCTCAAGCGTGCAATGGCTAAATGTGGTTACACGGACTTGAAGAGCTTCCAAAAAGTGGATCTGACAGTTCAGTTTTAA
- the guaB gene encoding IMP dehydrogenase: MTQQRVSTGGDDPNKVALVGLTFDDVLLLPDASEVIPSEVSTSTQLTRNISLNIPVVSAAMDTVTESRMAIAMAREGGMGILHRNLSIEEQAAHVETVKRSESGMVTDPVTCSPDMSIAEVDALCARFRISGLPVVDSEGKLLGICTNRDMRFEQDFDRKVSEVMTPMPLVVAEEGVTKEQALILLSTNKVEKLPIVDKQGKLVGLITVKDFVKTEQYPNASKDATGRLLVGAGIGVGEESWTRAGSLVDAGVDVLVVDSAHAHSKGVLDMVSRVKKEWGDRVDVIGGNLATRSAAKAMIEAGADAIKVGIGPGSICTTRVVAGVGAPQITAIMEASVPAHAAGVPIIADGGMQFSGDIAKALAAGASTVMLGSMLAGTAEAPGDIVVVGGKQYKRYRGMGSMGAMQGRGLSGEKRSYSKDRYFQADVKSEDKLVPEGIEGRVPFRGSIDAITHQLVGGLRAAMGYTGSATINDLWNARFVQITSAGLKESHPHHIQQTVEAPNYH, encoded by the coding sequence ATGACGCAGCAGCGCGTTTCCACTGGTGGCGACGACCCCAACAAGGTAGCCCTCGTGGGATTGACTTTCGATGACGTACTTCTACTTCCGGACGCTTCTGAGGTAATCCCAAGCGAGGTGTCCACCTCCACTCAGCTGACCCGAAACATCTCTTTGAACATTCCTGTTGTTTCCGCAGCTATGGACACCGTGACCGAATCCCGCATGGCCATCGCCATGGCCCGCGAAGGTGGCATGGGTATCTTGCACCGTAACCTCTCCATTGAGGAGCAGGCTGCTCACGTTGAGACGGTCAAGCGCTCTGAGTCGGGCATGGTCACTGACCCAGTAACCTGTAGCCCAGACATGAGCATCGCAGAAGTGGACGCATTGTGTGCACGCTTCCGCATCTCTGGTCTTCCAGTTGTGGACTCCGAAGGAAAACTACTCGGTATCTGCACCAACCGTGACATGCGCTTCGAGCAGGACTTCGACCGTAAGGTTTCCGAGGTCATGACTCCTATGCCGCTAGTCGTCGCCGAAGAAGGCGTGACCAAAGAACAGGCACTCATTTTGCTCAGCACCAACAAGGTGGAGAAGCTACCTATCGTTGATAAGCAAGGCAAACTCGTCGGCCTGATCACGGTGAAAGACTTCGTCAAGACCGAGCAGTACCCCAACGCCTCCAAGGACGCTACCGGCCGCCTACTCGTGGGCGCGGGCATCGGCGTAGGCGAGGAATCGTGGACTCGTGCCGGATCGCTTGTCGACGCCGGCGTGGACGTTCTCGTCGTCGACTCCGCACACGCACACTCCAAGGGCGTGCTGGACATGGTGTCTCGTGTGAAGAAGGAATGGGGGGACCGCGTCGACGTGATCGGTGGTAACCTCGCTACCCGCTCCGCAGCTAAAGCCATGATCGAAGCAGGTGCCGACGCCATCAAGGTCGGTATCGGCCCAGGCTCCATCTGCACCACCCGTGTCGTAGCAGGTGTCGGCGCACCGCAGATCACCGCCATCATGGAAGCCTCCGTCCCCGCACACGCAGCAGGTGTACCTATCATCGCCGATGGCGGCATGCAGTTCTCCGGTGACATCGCCAAGGCTCTCGCCGCCGGTGCATCCACCGTCATGCTCGGCTCGATGCTCGCCGGTACTGCCGAGGCCCCAGGCGACATCGTGGTTGTCGGTGGCAAGCAGTACAAGCGCTACCGTGGCATGGGATCCATGGGTGCTATGCAAGGCCGCGGGCTTTCCGGTGAGAAGCGTTCCTACTCCAAGGATCGCTACTTCCAAGCAGACGTTAAGAGCGAAGACAAGCTGGTTCCAGAAGGAATCGAAGGCCGCGTACCATTCCGCGGTTCCATCGACGCCATCACCCACCAACTCGTCGGTGGCCTGCGCGCCGCCATGGGATACACCGGTTCGGCTACGATTAATGATCTGTGGAACGCGCGCTTCGTCCAAATCACCTCTGCCGGCCTGAAGGAATCACATCCTCACCACATTCAGCAGACCGTCGAAGCACCTAACTACCACTAA
- a CDS encoding aspartate:alanine exchanger family transporter produces the protein MLEFLAAQPLLTLALILAVGLLIGKIRFFGISLGAAAVLFVALALSTVDPALQLPPLVYQLGLAMFVYAIGLSAGSEFFAEFRHRGWKLTLFMIGLLMLMMAVAYGIIKLFGLDEIIGAGMFAGALSSTPGMAAMVEMLEGIDESVASEPVVGYSLAYPGAVIGSILVAAIGAKLMKVNHAADAAEEGLVSDPLEWTGVRIGPGINGTIAQLPTLAGEEIIATRVVHSKTFHSLAAPTDRLHEGMVLVIHGTPDALERAIAKVGKQQDVPIENTDLVYSRFTVSSKAVVGRKISDLDTVRSGFIISRLRRGDADVVPEPDDVLHYSDRVRVIAPANRMSEVRRFLGDSERSLADVDLMPFAFGLVIGLAIGVIPIPLPGGNTLSLGFGGGPIVAGLILGALNRTGPIHWQMPYHASRTISTFGLAIFLAGVGTSAGVGFRQALTDPASLTVIAGGFIVTISSALVCALVCMPLFKLKWDEAMGVAAGCTANPAIISYLNGQTGTELATRGYATVYPTAMIGKIIASQMLLLALIA, from the coding sequence ATCCTCGAATTTCTCGCAGCTCAGCCCCTGCTGACGCTCGCGCTCATTCTGGCCGTCGGTCTGCTTATCGGCAAGATTCGATTCTTCGGAATCTCACTCGGCGCCGCCGCCGTCCTCTTCGTAGCCCTCGCGCTATCCACAGTGGACCCAGCCCTCCAGCTGCCACCACTGGTTTACCAACTAGGTCTTGCCATGTTCGTGTACGCCATTGGTCTATCCGCAGGCTCCGAATTCTTCGCCGAATTCCGCCACCGCGGCTGGAAACTCACCCTGTTCATGATCGGCCTGCTCATGCTCATGATGGCCGTTGCATACGGCATCATCAAGCTATTTGGCCTCGACGAAATCATCGGCGCTGGCATGTTCGCCGGTGCACTCTCATCGACCCCAGGTATGGCCGCCATGGTCGAAATGCTGGAAGGAATCGACGAGTCTGTCGCATCAGAACCAGTCGTGGGGTACTCGCTGGCATACCCAGGTGCTGTGATCGGATCGATTCTTGTTGCAGCCATTGGTGCGAAGTTGATGAAGGTCAACCATGCCGCCGACGCTGCCGAAGAAGGCTTGGTGTCGGATCCGCTGGAGTGGACTGGTGTGCGCATCGGCCCAGGGATCAACGGTACGATCGCTCAGTTGCCAACGCTTGCTGGTGAGGAAATCATTGCTACTCGCGTGGTGCACTCCAAGACTTTCCACTCTCTTGCTGCGCCGACTGATCGTCTGCACGAGGGCATGGTGCTGGTGATTCATGGCACCCCTGATGCGCTTGAGCGTGCTATCGCCAAGGTAGGTAAGCAGCAGGATGTGCCGATTGAAAATACCGATTTGGTGTACTCACGTTTCACGGTGTCGTCGAAAGCTGTCGTTGGTCGCAAGATTTCGGACCTCGACACGGTTCGTTCTGGCTTCATTATTTCGCGCCTGCGCCGTGGCGACGCCGACGTTGTGCCCGAGCCCGACGATGTTCTCCACTACTCTGACCGCGTGCGCGTCATCGCCCCCGCTAACCGCATGAGCGAAGTGCGTCGCTTCCTCGGTGACTCTGAGCGTTCGCTTGCCGACGTTGACCTCATGCCATTCGCCTTCGGCCTTGTCATCGGTCTAGCTATTGGTGTTATCCCGATCCCGCTGCCTGGCGGCAACACCTTGTCTTTGGGCTTCGGAGGCGGCCCCATTGTCGCAGGCCTGATCCTCGGCGCACTCAATCGTACCGGCCCGATCCACTGGCAGATGCCTTATCACGCCAGCCGTACGATCAGCACCTTCGGCCTCGCCATCTTTCTTGCCGGCGTGGGAACGTCTGCAGGTGTGGGCTTCCGCCAAGCGCTCACCGACCCTGCCTCGCTCACCGTCATCGCCGGCGGCTTCATCGTGACGATCTCCTCTGCACTCGTGTGTGCTTTGGTCTGCATGCCGCTATTCAAACTGAAGTGGGATGAAGCAATGGGCGTGGCAGCAGGATGTACCGCCAACCCCGCCATCATCTCCTACCTCAATGGGCAAACCGGCACTGAGCTGGCCACACGTGGGTACGCCACGGTGTACCCCACGGCCATGATCGGCAAGATCATCGCCAGCCAGATGCTACTTCTAGCGCTGATCGCCTGA
- a CDS encoding sigma-70 family RNA polymerase sigma factor: MRELERLVPAAAAGDKIALQRIISIVYPQVLRYARTRLSGGRHPTPEDVAQEICLAVATSIAKFVDQGKPFMAFVYGIASNKVADAHRLYSRDLSNPTDEVPETEIDNDTPESFALLAAGSNRVQQLLDLLGDKPREILTLRVFVGLSAEETAEIVGSTPGAVRVAQHRALATLRKAIEQETGA, translated from the coding sequence GTGAGGGAGCTAGAACGACTAGTTCCTGCTGCTGCAGCGGGCGATAAAATCGCCCTTCAGCGCATCATCTCTATAGTGTATCCGCAGGTGCTTCGCTATGCGCGCACCCGTCTGAGTGGCGGGCGTCATCCCACTCCAGAAGATGTAGCCCAAGAAATTTGTCTTGCTGTAGCTACGTCTATTGCCAAGTTTGTGGATCAGGGCAAACCCTTCATGGCATTCGTGTATGGCATTGCCTCAAACAAAGTAGCTGACGCACACCGCCTGTATTCTCGTGACCTTTCCAACCCTACAGACGAGGTGCCAGAAACGGAGATCGATAACGACACTCCGGAGTCGTTTGCCCTGCTAGCGGCGGGAAGTAACAGAGTGCAGCAACTTCTCGATCTACTAGGTGATAAGCCACGCGAAATCCTCACCTTGAGGGTCTTTGTAGGGTTATCGGCTGAGGAAACAGCCGAGATTGTAGGAAGTACGCCGGGCGCGGTGCGGGTCGCGCAGCATCGTGCGCTGGCAACGTTGCGTAAGGCTATAGAGCAGGAGACTGGGGCATGA
- the rimI gene encoding ribosomal protein S18-alanine N-acetyltransferase has protein sequence MAVELRLLRREDAARCAELEQVLFSEENPWSEADFVAEMAQPHTFYVGVNVDGEVVAYGGLAMLGPAEDPEFEVHTVGVDPRWQRRGFGRLVMDNFVHIADTAGGPIFLEVRTTNAPAIALYESLGFEHQGVRKNYYQPSGADAFVMVRPAGYGVELSEGEDA, from the coding sequence GTGGCTGTGGAGTTGCGGTTGTTGCGTCGTGAGGATGCGGCGCGGTGTGCGGAGCTGGAGCAGGTGTTGTTTTCGGAGGAGAATCCGTGGTCTGAGGCGGATTTTGTTGCGGAGATGGCGCAGCCTCATACGTTTTATGTGGGTGTGAACGTTGATGGTGAGGTTGTGGCCTATGGCGGGCTTGCGATGTTGGGGCCGGCGGAGGATCCGGAGTTTGAGGTCCATACGGTTGGTGTGGATCCGCGGTGGCAGCGTCGTGGGTTCGGCCGGTTGGTAATGGATAATTTTGTCCATATTGCAGATACTGCTGGTGGCCCGATTTTTTTGGAGGTTCGTACGACGAATGCGCCGGCGATTGCGTTGTATGAGTCGTTGGGTTTTGAGCACCAGGGTGTGCGGAAGAATTATTATCAGCCGTCGGGTGCGGATGCTTTTGTGATGGTTCGTCCTGCTGGTTATGGGGTTGAGTTGAGTGAAGGTGAGGATGCGTAA